Within the Glycine soja cultivar W05 chromosome 3, ASM419377v2, whole genome shotgun sequence genome, the region AACTATATTTATATTCTGATgatctaataataataacaacaacaacagaatgATAATTTCATGGATTTAAAAGAATTGAAAGAAAACATGCGCTGAATTCAATACCTTTGAACGAAGTATATCAAGAAAACACAAGCGAAACAATTGCATTGGACCGGAATGCCAGCGATGTTGTTGTTTCTTATATGCCTCATAGGTCTCTGGAAGTTCACAAAGACACTGCAAGAAGACAAATAGTCATATTAAACTCTAAATCATTAATGATTAGGCACCAATATTTGAAATATAGTGCACCTTAACATCATTGAGAAATACAAACTTCCATCCACACAGATGAGCACGAACAGCAATATCCATGTCCTCAACAGTTGTTCGCTCCAACCAACCACCACTATCCTCAAGGGCCTTTATTCTCCAGACACCAGCAGTTCCATTAAAACCAAAGAAGTTCATGAAGATACCATTCACCTGTTGTTCCACCTCAAAGTGGAAAGACAAATTGATGTTTTGCAATCTTGTAAGCAAGTTCTCGTCCTTGTTTACAAATGCCCATCTTGCCTGTACTAATGCCAAATCATCCTTTCCCTTCAGTTAGAGTAAAACAAGGGGAAAAATGGTTAGACAGATTCTTAATACAGGACCCAGAAAGACTTTTCATTTAAAATGACTTGGTAGCATTTTCTACTATTTGTTTAGACTATTGAAAACATTGTTCCATAAGATAAACATTGTCTTCATATCTAGAAATGATTTGTTTACTCTTTACTGTCATTCTAATAGAAGTCATCAATTACATTTACAGTTCATATTGACGCACTTATGAAAAATTTACAAGCAGCATTAATGCAAGTGATGAAATCTCAAAGAAGCTGAATTACTCATTCAAACTAGTTTAGAATTggagataaaatgaaaatactcaacatatttgatgaataaaaaagaacattatCAAATTTAACCTGTTTAAGTTCCTAGAAGTATGTTAAAATTTAGAAGAGATGGAAGGGCAACATAGGTAGGAGAGTTGGGATACTAGTTAGTTAGTCATGGAAGGGAAAgtgtttattatgttttattgcTTGTAAGCTGAACACTTGCTCTTTACAAAAGGGGAAATCCTTTGTGAAGTAGAAATCCTTGAAAGAGGAGTATTCTTTCTcctattttctatttaattaataGAATCTTTCTTCGGTAACAAAAACACCACCCTCTTGAAATTCAACCTTGTCCTCTAGGCCGGAATTCTAGAGCTCTGTTTTAGGTACACAAAATGGGGGGACGTGGGATGTTGAGCTTTTGCTAAAACATACTGTTTGTAACACAAATTGGGATCTTAGCAGATTGTTGGGCATGAAAGCCTCCAGAAATGAGATGAGGTCGTGGCAAATGTATGCCCCAAAGTGTAACCTTGAAGCAAATCTTCTTCTTTCAATTAGATACATATGTCCCATCCTCATGAGTCATGATCTCCTCCCTTGCCTTAGTTAATTGCGCTTGGTCCATTAAACCTAAAAAGTAATCTTCTATAAAATCACAGACCGCCTCTCTTGTAGCCTGGGCTTGGTCCATCAAGTCATGAGACATGAAATGAGATTTATTGGTGTAATTCCAATTTTGTGCCTCTTCTCTTCATTCACACTGCATTTCACAGCATAAATCCTAATTGCCATCACCACATCTTCAACCAACCCACAACTGACGTACAGACTTGAATCCAGCAGTTTAGGCAGTGAAAAATTGACCGGCATATGTGAGACTCACAGCTCAATCATAGATGACCCATTAGCCTCCATGGGTAAATCTGAGTCTAGAGGTTCAGACAGTGGTGAGTCAACCAGTTTGCAAGAAAATCAGACCTCCATGCCTGCCATATGAAGATTATAGTTCCACAATTCTAGTAGCAGAAATACCTAAAATCCGAAGTTTTTGAGCCATTGCTACCTTCTCCTGTTTGACTTCCTTCACTATCTCTTCTACTATAGTATTGGGTTATCTTAAAAAGGGTTTTTGCAACCCAAATTCTCCTGTGTTCTGCGTATCTCCCTTTTGATTTGTGTATAAATCTGTGTTTCTCTCACAAATTTTGCATCTCGGTTGTTTTCTTCACCACAATGTGTCTGGTTCTAGATCATTGAATCACCTTCTTGGTATTGTTTTCAGTCTCCAAAGATTGCAACAAGTCACTGCCATAGTCAAAACTGCTACCATTCATTTTAGTTGAGCTTCCCCTTCAGCGCTGCCATGAAAGATGGGTAACTCCACCTTGTCCAAGAAAGGGCTTCTGCTTCACCGAATTCTGACATACTCCCTCAATGCTCTTCTTGATATGCTCAATTAAATGGGGACCAAACTCTTTATTCAGCAGCATATGCTTATGTAGCATTAGCATGTGCTCCAGCTCTAAAATGCTGGCCTTGCACAAATGAGACTGCAAGGTATCAAACCCCCTCTAATTGACTAACTAATATCCTAAAAACATCTTCCCTCTCTCATAACTCCTAACAAAGTATCAAtagttttttaaagaaaattttgacCATCAAGACTATATGTTGCACTTAATGATGCTGAGATGAATTAAGCACAACTCTGGTGTCAAAAAATGTGAAGTCAATTCCTAAAAAATggatgggattttttttttattatttctagtGTGACGTGAGACAATTATGTAACTTGAATACCAATTACAAAGTTaatatggataaaaataaaacaccaaTGGTTCAAAACTTCAGTTTTGAATGAAAGGATGGTGGATGGCTGTGCATGAGTACAACTGATCACTCTTTGCTCTGAGTGATGATTAACCTGATTTTAAATCAGTATTAGACCATTACAGGTAACTTAATATACTTATATTGTATGCTAGAGCCTATAGATCCAAAATTTCAccaatctcaatttttttagtgtGAAAAGCATGCATAACATCTCCAAATTAAAACTCGGAGCTAAAGCACCTTCAGGTTCTACAACTTAGAGACTAATTTTAAGGATGTGTTCGATCTAAAATGTGAAATCATTTTTATGTGAGTCTAAATAACAAACATCTATAACtgttctttttcatattcaaatATATGCTGCTACATTTACTCAAATCAACAAAACTTTTAACTAGAAATTTGTAGACATAAAATTACCTTGAAATAAGGCACTGTCTTCTTTAAAAAATCCGGTGTTGGCTGGAAATCAGCATCAAATATTGCCACAAACTCATAATCCTTAACATAATCACAGTTCATTGCTGATTTAAGATTCCCTGCCTTGTAGCCTGTACGTATAAGTCGATGTCTATATATTATCCGAGCACCCCTTTGTTGCCATTTATGCACTTCTGCCTTGATAAGCTGCTGGGTATCTACTTCATCAGAATCATCAAGAACCTGTACAAGCATTCTCTCCTTTGGCCAATCTAGGATACAAACTGCTCCAATGGATTGCTGGTAAACCTACAGGCCAACAAGATAAAAACTAAGCAATGATCCCAAAAAAGGAGAGTACAGTGATATAAAATTAAGATATCCGATTCTTAGTAATTGATCAGCTCATTAAGAAAAAATGCCTTTGCTGGTTTTACATTCTAGGGAAGAAGGGAAGGGGCCGATTGGAAGACAGAAACTAGTAGTGACATTGGTGATAAGAAGATGCACCTCCTCCTTTCAACTAAAATAATGCTCATTATATGACTATTAAAATAGACAAGAATAGAAGAGGAAAATTAGTATGGTGacattatatgaaaataatggGAGGAAGAGAGTGTATTTGAAgacataataattaaacaagcaAGCTTTTGTAGGATGTGAGTTGGAAAAATAGACACGTATCTTAACATCTTATTATCATTTTGATATAAAAGGTTTGCTCCACTTACACACTTATTTTATTCTGTCtattaatacattttatatattatttatctaaGCATAGATTaggtaattattattaattaagcaTATGAATGTTAAACAAATCTATTgctttttctttcatcttgttttGGTCCACATAGCCAAATGGAGCATTAGGAGAAGAATATTTCTTCCCCTAAAAACACCACATACACACAAGAACCCTCTGCCGTTCCTTCTTTAAAATGGAGCATCAAAACCCAACAGCTAATCTGGTCTCAGTCTCACTCACAATAACTCAGAAAAAATCCCTTGTCACAGCTCTAATCTTCAAGACATGCACCCTCCCGTTTTGGCATCTACAAGTTACAAAGCTCTAGCTTTAATCAACCACACATGGCCCAAGCCATATACCACTGCATAACTTGTAGCACAAGCCACTCAAGCCATCAAAAACCCTTCTGCACACATGCCTCATCTAGTTGCATATCACTCATTCACAGTATTCAAAGAAGTGTGATTTTGTAGGCCATGTTTTTACCTATCTTATTATCTTATTACAAATACACTTCCTATGCTCTGAATCTATAAACATGTTGAATAATCTTATTAACTCAAAGTTTTATCCAGatctattgttttattttggtctAAGTAGCTACATGCTGGTTGCTTCGATCAGTTTGCCTCTCTAATTGCTTCCCCAAGTTCAGCATTaggaaaagaataaatataCTATAGTAGTTGTTGATACATAGTTTAAGGAAGATCTAGTAGTAGTGTTTCAGGTACGCAGCATTTAATGACAGCACAAAGACAAATCTCATACCCTAAACAAACAAGACAATTCTCCATCATTCCCTCTTTAAAACGGAGCATCAAAACTCAACACCTAAGCCAATCCCGCTAAAAATGTTACAGCAAACATCCAAACTCTCATGTCTCCAAGCTCTGAGCGAGGCACACCCTCACAGTTCGCCATAACCAAGCTACAAAAGCTCTAACTTCAATATGCTCTCCACAATAACTTATAATAAACAACTTAAAACTTCCATGAAAAGTTGAAAACAATTTAACCCAATTTCTTTGCAGAAATAACTTATAACATAAATACTTATATGATATGATAAGCACTAATTTAGTAAGCCCTTAAAGGCTCTGCTTGGATAAATTTTTCCACAAGCACTTGACAGTAGAAGAATATAAGGTAAGTAAAATGAATTGAGCTTCTCCTATAAATTAAAGTCTTCGATTTTTAAAGAAGTTAAATGAGAGAATTTCTACATAATTTAATAGCATAAGATGAATATAACTTATGCGAGAGAAGctcaattcattttactttcttattaatttttctcataTAAGCTCTTACAGGGAAGTTTATGCAAACAGAACTCCAGTACCCTTACGATACCAGACCAATCAAGCCACAGCATTTGCACTTTACCCACAAAATCACGCTCATCACCACCAACATTTAcatcaatttatatataacaaacCAGATCacaaacaaataacaaaaacgACACcgtaatggaaaaaaaaaaactcagcaTCCACAACAGATTCGGTTGGTTCCAAAAAAAAGGACAAAGCAACCTACATCATCTTACCTCCCTCTCATTGCACATGGGAATCTGAACAAGCACCATCGGAAAATCCTCCACGCTCTGCACGGGGCCATCGTAATCCACACTCGCCACGGGCTTGAGCCTCCGAAACTTGATCCAGAAGCATCCTAAGATCAAAACGACCCTGTCCACCGACTGCACAATGAACAAAACGGTGCACAGATTCGCCAAACTCTGCAGCGGAGGTGATAGATACGAGGCGCGAACGTCGAGCCACGTGGAGTAAACGACTCCAATGACGCCCAAAACGTCACTCGGATCGGGAGGGCTGAAATGCCAGCCTTTGAAATACGCGAGGAGCTCGAACACTAGGAGGAGGAGGACTGTTATGAGAAAGAAACGGATCGCGCGGTAGAGGCGCGAAGTGTCACCGCCGTCGCCGAAGGAGGCGGAGTCCGTCGCGATCCGGCGCTGGCCGGTgcggaggaggaagaggaggccGTTGGAGAGCCAGCCGAGGTTGGCGGCGAGCTGCTGGAATTTCAACAGGAAGACCCATGAGAGCTGCCGCGCGCTTCGAGAGCGTTCTTTCCGGCCGGAGCGGTCGTGGTCGTGGTCGGCGGAGGTGTCGGCGGCGGAGGAAGAGCTTATGTCGAGCGCCGTGAACGGCGGCGACGAGGGGGAGTGGGCGTGGTCGAGGTTTTTAAGGTTGTCGTCGAGGGAGTCGAGGGAGTCGAGGTTGTTGGTGTTGGTGGTGTTCTTTTCGCGCTGCTTGTTCCACCATTCCTGGAACTCGTAGTTGGGAGTGCGAGACAtggaaagaggaaaaaaaaaagagaagagaaagaatttGAATGATGGAGGGAAGTTGTgtgtaagaaaaaagaagaaagataagAGATTGATCTTTCTtctgttgttttttgttttcttggtgctgtggtgttattttttttttcagtggtGAGTGTGGAggtgcttgaatcttgatccaGAGGAAGAGGAGTGGTGGTGTTAGAGCTATAATTAAGGTAGCACCAAGTTTTTTAGCTGCGTGTGTTCCTCAGTTTCAGGGGCCAAGGAGTCAACTTGCTTCTATTGactgtttttttattaaggaaGAGTGAAAAGcaactcactttttttttttaattatatatgcttCTTCTAATATTTCACTTTCACTTCGTACCCATTGCCGAGAGGTTCTTCGCGGAGGAATGCttcttctaatatatttttttgaattttttttaggaaaataattcaTGAATATTTCagtgttattttatatattgagagagagaaaaatgatgtaataaaaaaataatgaacactctcatttatcaaaattcatggattctatcataaaaaatgttaagaatacatttgttgttaattaaaatttattagagataaaagaaaatgtgtcttgcatctaaaaaaaagactatctcttgattttatatttttaaataaatttcaactaataaaaaaattatgtattaaaaaattgtgtttcTAATCCTTCTCttctactattattattaatcattcaaattcattaaaaaacataaaaaaattaagtaatacatgaattttagtatttttatgtcttatttatttgtcaattttggaatatttgttattttagaatattaaaaaaatattaattattttttactaataaatttttgaaaagatatgcATTAGTAGATATATAATTGTAATTgtacaatattattatcattattggagtataataacataataaaaatcaaacatatattaaaaatcagAACATATATTTTTACGCAAGTTATCTAAAATCTTTCACTAGATCAAtcctaataattaattatggcAAGAAAATCGGTAGCTCTGAGTATCCGCTCGAATTCGTCTCGACTTTGACGAATAATACCTGAGTTGACCGGGTATGGGTTCAGGTTTTCTTCGATGATAATCAAAAGTCGGATACGTGTAAGGATATGAGATTATTAGACTCATCCCGACCCCGAACCCGAATTTGAACTCACCCCGccacttaaaatctttagaattttttgcataattccatcaaaaggcataaaatttttatcactagttaattttattttagaatttttacataatttaatattattttcttaactatttttgtAGACACACgtgctataataaatttattgatatataagtagttaaaaataaatgtttaacaatcaatttatttttctaaaatcaaatttttaatatttttttacaaaaaaatacttttttaatttaaattgtgtatgAGACGAGATCGGAGATACCGAATACGATACGGGGATGAGACAATAAACTTAAACTCGTCAGATCGAATACAAGTACGAGGATAAGTTAGAAAGTTGAGATAAAGGATTGGGAAGATAATACTCGTACCCGCCCCGTCCCATTGTCATGTCTACTAATAATTCTTACGCAA harbors:
- the LOC114406349 gene encoding probable xyloglucan glycosyltransferase 6, with the protein product MSRTPNYEFQEWWNKQREKNTTNTNNLDSLDSLDDNLKNLDHAHSPSSPPFTALDISSSSAADTSADHDHDRSGRKERSRSARQLSWVFLLKFQQLAANLGWLSNGLLFLLRTGQRRIATDSASFGDGGDTSRLYRAIRFFLITVLLLLVFELLAYFKGWHFSPPDPSDVLGVIGVVYSTWLDVRASYLSPPLQSLANLCTVLFIVQSVDRVVLILGCFWIKFRRLKPVASVDYDGPVQSVEDFPMVLVQIPMCNEREVYQQSIGAVCILDWPKERMLVQVLDDSDEVDTQQLIKAEVHKWQQRGARIIYRHRLIRTGYKAGNLKSAMNCDYVKDYEFVAIFDADFQPTPDFLKKTVPYFKGKDDLALVQARWAFVNKDENLLTRLQNINLSFHFEVEQQVNGIFMNFFGFNGTAGVWRIKALEDSGGWLERTTVEDMDIAVRAHLCGWKFVFLNDVKCLCELPETYEAYKKQQHRWHSGPMQLFRLCFLDILRSKVSWAKKVNLIFLFFLLRKLILPFYSFTLFCIILPLTMFLPEAELPAWVVCYIPGIMSLLSVLPAPRSFPFIVPYLLFENTMSVTKFNAMISGLLRFGSSYEWVVTKKLGRSSETDLVAFEKEAEPLMRSNSLHRSSSDSGIEELSKLELSKKTGKTKKNRLFRKELYLAFILLAASVRSLLSAQGIHFYFLLFQGISFLVVGLDLIGEQVS